The DNA region ATATATTGATGAATCTAAAAATAAACCTTTCTTTGCTTATGTGGCATTCGGAGCTATGCATGGACCTTTCAATGTTGCTAAAAAATATATAGATAAATATAAAGGCAAATTTGATCATGGTTGGGACGTTGAAAGAGAAAAAATATTTGAAAGACAAAAAGAATTGGGAATAATGCCAGCTGATGCAGTATTATCAGAAAGAAATGATGAAGTACCTGCTTGGGATAGTTTAACAGAAAAAGAAAAAGCGGTTGCTGCAAGACATATGGAAACTTATGCTGGATTCTTAGAGCATACTGATGAACAGATAGGACGCTTAATTTCAGAAATGAAAAAACGCGGAGTTTATGATAATACTATATTTATAATTGTTTCAGATAATGGAGCTAATTATAATGGTGGAAGAAATGGAAGTATAATGAATCATGCCAATGAAAATTTATATGTTCATGATTTAGATACGCAATATAGTTTATTAGATGAATTCGGAAGTGCTTTATATGGAACAGAATATAATAAAGGCTGGGCTAATGTTTCAAATACACCATTAAGATATTTTAAAACAAAAACACATTACGGCGGAGTTAAAACTTTCTGTATAGCTTCTTGGGCTAATGGCATAGCTGATAAAGGCAGGATTTCAAAAGATATGATAGCTGTATTTGATATAACTCCTACTATGCTTGATATTATAGGAGCAGAACCTTTAAGTCAAGTTAACGGAGTGAAGCAGGAAAATATGCAGGGTATATCATTCAAAGAAAGTTTTGAAAGTTCTAATCCTATGACTAATCCTAGAAAAGAAATAGCTTTGCTTATGATGCTTGATAGAACTTATGCAGATGGAAGCGGATACATTATAGTAACTAATCCTAAAACTCAGGAATGGGAATTATATGATATAAATAATGACCCTACTCAAATGAAAAATTTAGCTTCTTCTATGCCAGATAAAGTAAAAGAAATGGCTTTGAAATATGAAACAGTAAGAAGAGAATTCCATGACTCAGAAAATTTACTTATGGATATAGTACATAAAACTAGTCCTGAAACATTAACAAAACGCTACGGACAATTAGCTTCAGATGTACTTACTTCTCTAAAAACTGGTAAGGCTGTATCAAAAGATGCAGAAGAATATTTAAGACTTTATAAATTCTTTAGTTATACTCCAGAAGGTGCAGGATATACAGGAGTAGGCTCTGTTTGGTATTATCCTTCAACATCTAAATTTAGAGCAACAAACTATACATACAAAAAAGAAGACGGGTATTTCTTCTCATTATCAGCAGCAAGAACAGGCCCAGTTTCTCATAAGATTAATGTTGATATAGAAGTGCCTAATAATGCTAAAGGTGTTATATATGCCAACGGCGGTTTAGATGGAGGATATGCACTTTATATAAATGATAATGGAAACCTTGTATACGAATATAATTATTTAGGTGAAAGACAAAAAGTTATATCACCTGAAATAATGAAAGAGGGTAAATACAATATAGTTATGGATTATAAGAAAGACAAAGTAAATAGCGGAGTCATTGATATGATTATAGATGGAAATATAGTTGCAAGTTCTCCTGTAAAAATGCTTCCTATAATGATTTCTTATGATTATTTCAGTATAGGTGAAGATGTAGGCTCTAAAGTGAGTTTAGATTATAAAGATGATTATGTATTTAATGGCAAGGTAGATGAAGTAAATATAGTACTTGGAGATGATTTATTAAAATAGAAATATTTTATAAAAGGAGTATTGATATATGACAAATAAATTCAAAAAAGGATTTTGTTTCAGTACATCTTTAATGGTGGCTGCATCTGCAGTATCATGTTCAACTGAAACTCAATCAGAGAAACCTAATATAGTTTATATAGTATTAGATGATATGGGATTCGGTGATTTGGGCTGTTATGGTTCAAGCATATCTACACCGAATATTGATGCTTTGGCTCAAAATGGTATAAGGTATGTTAATTATTTTACTTCTCCTTTAAGTTCGCCAAGCAGAGCATCACTTCTTACAGGGTGCGAAGCCAATAAAGTTGGAATGGGAGTTGTAAGCGATGTTGATTTCGGAGAATTAGCTCCAAATATTACAGGAAGAATAAAAAAAGAACATGCCCCTTTTACTCATACATTGCAGGCTAATGGATATAATACTTATGCTATAGGTAAATGGCATTTAGGCCCTTATGATGAGTTTACACCAGATGGAGATAAATATCATTGGCCATCAGGAAAAGGTTTTGATAAAAATTACAACTTTGTAGCTAGTCAGGCTAATCAGAATCAGCCAGGTGGTATGATAGAGGGAGATGAGTTTATAGTTCCAGATACATCAGATCCTAATTATCATTTAAGCCAAGATATAGTTGATAAAACTTTAGAATATATTGATGAATCTAAGAATGAGCCATTCTTTGCTTATGTAGCATTTGGAGCTATGCATGGACCTTTCAATGTTGCTAAAAAATATATAGACAAATACAAAGGTAAATTTGATCATGGTTGGGACGTTGAGAGAGAAAAGATATTTGAAAGACAAAAAGAATTAGGTATAATTCCTGCTGATGCAGTATTTTCTCCAAGAAATGAAGATGTACCTGCTTGGGATAGTTTAACAGATAAAGAAAAAGCAGTTGCTGCAAGGCATATGGAAACTTATGCAGGATTTTTAGAGCATACTGATGAACAGATAGGACGCTTAATTTCAGAAATGAAAAAACGCGGAGTTTATGATAATACTATATTTATAATTGTTTCAGATAATGGAGCAAATTATAATGGCGGAAGAAATGGAAGTTTAATGGCACATGCTAATGAAAACTTATATGTTCATGATATAGATACTCAATATAATTTAATGGATGAGTTTGGAAGTGCTGTATATGGAACAGAATATAATATGGGTTGGGCTAATGTTTCAAATACACCATTAAGATATTTCAAAACTAAAGCACATTACGGCGGAGTTAAAACTTTCTGCATAGCTTCTTGGGCTAATGGTATAGCTGATAAAGGCAGAATATCAAAAGAGATGATAGCTGTATTTGATATTTCACCTACAATGCTTGATGTATTAGGTTTTGAACCTCTTACAGAAGTTAATGGTGTTAAACAGGAAAAAATGCAGGGTATATCTTTTAAAGAGAGTTTTGAAAGTTCAGCACCTATGACTAATCCTAGAAAAGAAATAGCTTTAATGATGATGCTTGACAGAACTTAT from Brachyspira pilosicoli P43/6/78 includes:
- a CDS encoding arylsulfatase, producing the protein MTNKFKKGFCFSTSLMVAASAVSCSTETQSEKPNIVYIVLDDMGFGDLGCYGSSISTPNIDALAQNGIRYVNYFTSPLSSPSRASLLTGCEANKVGMGVVSDVDFGELAPNITGRIKKEHAPFTHTLQANGYNTYAIGKWHLGPYDEFTPDGDKYHWPSGKGFDKNYNFVASQANQNQPGGMIEGDEFIVPDTSDPNYHLSQDIVDKTLEYIDESKNEPFFAYVAFGAMHGPFNVAKKYIDKYKGKFDHGWDVEREKIFERQKELGIIPADAVFSPRNEDVPAWDSLTDKEKAVAARHMETYAGFLEHTDEQIGRLISEMKKRGVYDNTIFIIVSDNGANYNGGRNGSLMAHANENLYVHDIDTQYNLMDEFGSAVYGTEYNMGWANVSNTPLRYFKTKAHYGGVKTFCIASWANGIADKGRISKEMIAVFDISPTMLDVLGFEPLTEVNGVKQEKMQGISFKESFESSAPMTNPRKEIALMMMLDRTYADGSGYIIVTNPKTQEWELYDINNDPTQMKNLASSMPDKVKEMAAKYEESVKRDFNGAQNLLIDFAHRVDSKILIERYGQLAKDVLTSMQTGKAVSKEAEEYMRLYRFFSFVPEGIGYAGVGSVWYRPPSSKLRATNYTYKKDDGYFFSLSAAHTGAVSHNINVDIEIDDNSKGVIYANGGLDGGYALYVNDDGNLVYEYNYLGERQKVISPAALSKGNHNIMMSYKKDNVNSGVIDMIIDGNAVASSTIKMLPIMISYDYFSIGEDVGSKVSLDYKDNYAFNGKVGDVNINLGDDLLK
- a CDS encoding sulfatase-like hydrolase/transferase, with protein sequence MRKNNNLTKGFCIGSSVLMAASAVSCSSETKSEKPNIVYIVLDDMGFGDLGCYGSSISTPNIDALANNGIRYVNYFTSPLSSPSRASLLTGCEANKVGMGAVSQVDFGDLAPNMSGRIKPEHAPITHTLKANGYNTYAIGKWHLGPYDEFTPDGDKYHWPSGKGFDKNYNFIAGQANQFQPGGIIEGDEFIVPDTSDPNYHLSRDIVDRTLKYIDESKNKPFFAYVAFGAMHGPFNVAKKYIDKYKGKFDHGWDVEREKIFERQKELGIMPADAVLSERNDEVPAWDSLTEKEKAVAARHMETYAGFLEHTDEQIGRLISEMKKRGVYDNTIFIIVSDNGANYNGGRNGSIMNHANENLYVHDLDTQYSLLDEFGSALYGTEYNKGWANVSNTPLRYFKTKTHYGGVKTFCIASWANGIADKGRISKDMIAVFDITPTMLDIIGAEPLSQVNGVKQENMQGISFKESFESSNPMTNPRKEIALLMMLDRTYADGSGYIIVTNPKTQEWELYDINNDPTQMKNLASSMPDKVKEMALKYETVRREFHDSENLLMDIVHKTSPETLTKRYGQLASDVLTSLKTGKAVSKDAEEYLRLYKFFSYTPEGAGYTGVGSVWYYPSTSKFRATNYTYKKEDGYFFSLSAARTGPVSHKINVDIEVPNNAKGVIYANGGLDGGYALYINDNGNLVYEYNYLGERQKVISPEIMKEGKYNIVMDYKKDKVNSGVIDMIIDGNIVASSPVKMLPIMISYDYFSIGEDVGSKVSLDYKDDYVFNGKVDEVNIVLGDDLLK